In one Hyphomicrobium sp. 99 genomic region, the following are encoded:
- a CDS encoding MFS transporter, producing the protein MSAPLPGRAQQFSTRVTFFVAGFTLAAWAPLVPYVKDQSNLSDATLGLLLLCLGAGSVTAMPLAGILSKRYGCRPILLAGALFIASSLPVLTLSSSVPLLAVMLFVFGMGEGTLDCVINVQAIIVERASGRAMMSGFHGLYSLGGLAGVGVMTLVLSSGATPAFAAMIVVAVTIVAMAAAAPYLLTYGAEGGGPAFAIPHGVVLLIGLLCFVVFLTEGAVLDWSAVFLTANRNVDPAVGGQGYAAFALAMTMGRLTGDAVVERMGPTIVLLAGPLCAAFGLFTVAMVPFAWGAVIGFGLVGIGCANVVPILFTAVGRQTKMPEHIAVPAITMLGYAGILAGPGAIGFIAQVVGLPLAFVVVAVLLIGVAIGGRWLRVDN; encoded by the coding sequence ATGTCAGCGCCGCTGCCGGGTAGAGCACAACAATTTTCAACGCGCGTCACTTTCTTCGTCGCAGGCTTCACACTCGCTGCGTGGGCGCCTCTCGTGCCCTACGTCAAGGATCAGAGCAATCTCAGCGATGCGACGTTGGGGCTCCTTCTCTTGTGCCTCGGCGCCGGCTCCGTCACCGCCATGCCGCTGGCCGGTATTTTGTCGAAGCGGTATGGCTGTCGCCCGATACTTCTCGCGGGCGCGCTGTTCATCGCATCCTCGCTGCCCGTACTGACGCTCTCCTCATCCGTTCCGCTCCTCGCCGTCATGCTCTTTGTCTTTGGCATGGGCGAGGGAACACTAGACTGCGTGATAAATGTCCAGGCGATCATCGTCGAGCGCGCAAGCGGCCGAGCAATGATGTCGGGCTTCCACGGCCTTTACAGTTTGGGAGGACTCGCCGGTGTCGGCGTGATGACACTGGTGTTGTCCTCGGGAGCGACACCCGCATTCGCCGCCATGATCGTCGTGGCGGTAACGATCGTCGCCATGGCCGCGGCAGCACCTTATTTGCTGACGTATGGCGCGGAAGGCGGCGGCCCAGCGTTCGCGATCCCGCACGGTGTAGTCCTGCTCATCGGGCTACTATGCTTCGTTGTCTTTCTGACGGAGGGCGCAGTTCTCGACTGGAGCGCGGTCTTCCTGACTGCAAACAGGAACGTCGATCCCGCCGTCGGCGGCCAGGGATATGCCGCCTTTGCACTCGCGATGACGATGGGCCGATTGACCGGCGACGCCGTCGTCGAACGCATGGGCCCCACGATCGTTCTGCTGGCGGGACCCCTCTGCGCCGCCTTCGGCCTCTTCACCGTCGCGATGGTGCCGTTTGCATGGGGTGCCGTGATCGGCTTTGGTCTCGTTGGAATCGGTTGCGCGAATGTCGTGCCGATTCTTTTCACAGCGGTCGGACGACAGACCAAAATGCCCGAGCACATTGCCGTACCCGCGATCACCATGCTCGGTTACGCGGGAATCTTGGCGGGCCCCGGAGCGATCGGCTTCATCGCGCAAGTGGTCGGCCTGCCTCTCGCGTTCGTCGTCGTCGCCGTACTTCTCATCGGCGTTGCCATCGGCGGCCGCTGGTTACGGGTGGATAACTGA
- a CDS encoding Hsp20/alpha crystallin family protein codes for MAEPAVKLPVKSENETPSYRDWWPIQNLRRQLSEIVEDFDRGFLHSPFRGSLLDVEPLRRELTWASAPPVDIVDKDTAYEITAELPGLDENNIDVKVANGMLTIKGEKKEEKEEKKKDYYLSERRFGSFERRFSVPKGVDTDKIAASFKKGVLTVTLPKSTEAKAAEKKIAVKAA; via the coding sequence ATGGCAGAGCCAGCAGTGAAACTTCCCGTAAAATCCGAAAATGAGACGCCGTCATACCGGGATTGGTGGCCAATACAGAATCTGCGTCGGCAACTGAGCGAGATCGTCGAGGATTTTGATCGCGGTTTTTTGCATTCGCCTTTCCGCGGCTCGCTTCTCGACGTTGAGCCGTTGAGGCGAGAGCTGACATGGGCATCAGCTCCGCCTGTTGACATCGTCGACAAAGACACGGCTTACGAGATTACCGCCGAGCTTCCTGGCCTTGACGAAAACAACATCGACGTGAAGGTCGCCAATGGAATGCTGACGATCAAGGGTGAAAAGAAGGAAGAGAAAGAAGAGAAGAAAAAAGATTATTATCTCTCCGAGCGTCGGTTTGGCTCTTTCGAGCGTCGCTTTAGTGTCCCGAAAGGTGTTGATACTGATAAGATCGCTGCGAGCTTTAAGAAGGGTGTCTTGACCGTAACTTTGCCGAAATCGACAGAAGCAAAGGCCGCCGAAAAGAAGATCGCAGTGAAAGCAGCTTGA
- a CDS encoding glycosyltransferase, with product MSPEVPSFGETAGIATYLSEATSALHNAGHECHVLTWRDSGKRFRTSTQFKHFLHVVPIKFDDYKMVDRNLFISATVADAVLALHREHGFDVIEGTDWCAPLYCLLQRRNVEPSLRNCLITVFNHGTTYNIARHQKAFIPRSTFQSVNLEYQCFRLADKVICPSEAAAKSLTIAQDIAADRMEVIPEPLDLVSKQVSSTWNPSKILWYGTVIVSKGLTQFTDLAKRFLYYHPQFNVEFVGPVRPMDVPMEEFKQKILREFYPFSDRVSFVPGKPREVSLERVGEADVLINMSPRETFCYAAAETILCGVAPVMLAGSAQSEFIPPALRQRYCVDAGSRDISAYPIDQFFRHMEDDRPEIIHHVAERTAPARYVEAYEQLVPKTASTYIAPARIESDWAVSVLIPACNPDGFLLDTIESALRQSEMPAKVIVGNDGSSKPESLEILKKAATYKNVEVINFNWRGLAETRNRLLDSCDTPLFVFVDADDLLLPDFVAVSRKYIQSNFSENVRSVQGWYEMFGSETGVRAPTVFQHFSHFVWNDLKNNHMGHTQSFQELRYNSGLTRGEAEDWEFWLRYFKAGYETRVIPQVLWRYRRHPAAMSVKWSQEMSVGTARANVKILSDYLATATRSTEHIWEFIGDYLYLGEVFFRDLPSGGAYTGNSSRRVAKIQRSLSEFQRSGRALNMKQRLALSLMRSLAHTFKT from the coding sequence GTGAGTCCAGAAGTACCGTCTTTTGGCGAGACGGCTGGTATTGCTACTTATCTCTCAGAAGCGACAAGCGCTCTCCACAATGCCGGGCACGAGTGCCATGTGCTCACGTGGCGCGATAGTGGAAAGCGCTTTCGCACCTCCACCCAGTTCAAGCATTTTCTTCATGTGGTGCCGATAAAATTCGACGACTACAAGATGGTAGATCGGAACCTCTTCATATCGGCAACGGTGGCCGATGCGGTCCTCGCGCTGCATCGGGAACATGGGTTCGATGTCATTGAAGGGACGGACTGGTGCGCGCCGCTTTACTGTCTGCTGCAGCGTCGCAACGTTGAGCCGTCGCTCCGGAATTGCCTGATTACCGTGTTCAATCACGGTACGACTTACAATATCGCGCGGCATCAAAAAGCGTTTATTCCGCGATCGACATTTCAATCCGTCAATCTCGAATATCAATGTTTTCGCCTGGCAGACAAAGTGATCTGCCCATCCGAAGCGGCTGCAAAAAGTCTGACTATTGCTCAGGATATTGCGGCGGACCGTATGGAGGTCATTCCCGAGCCTTTGGATCTGGTGTCCAAGCAAGTTTCCTCAACGTGGAATCCGTCGAAGATCTTGTGGTACGGAACCGTCATCGTATCGAAGGGACTTACGCAATTCACGGATCTTGCAAAGCGGTTTCTCTACTATCATCCGCAGTTCAACGTCGAATTCGTGGGGCCGGTTCGACCCATGGATGTGCCGATGGAGGAGTTCAAGCAGAAGATACTGCGAGAGTTCTATCCGTTTTCCGATCGCGTCTCGTTTGTTCCTGGAAAGCCTCGCGAGGTTTCGCTCGAGCGTGTCGGCGAAGCCGACGTGCTTATCAATATGTCGCCGAGGGAAACGTTCTGCTACGCAGCTGCCGAGACGATCCTTTGTGGTGTCGCGCCGGTGATGCTTGCCGGTAGCGCGCAGAGCGAATTTATTCCGCCGGCGCTTAGACAGAGATATTGTGTCGACGCCGGTTCGCGGGATATTTCAGCTTATCCGATCGATCAATTTTTCCGGCATATGGAGGACGATCGTCCGGAGATCATCCATCATGTTGCGGAACGCACGGCGCCAGCGCGATATGTGGAAGCCTACGAACAGCTGGTTCCAAAGACTGCTTCTACGTACATCGCGCCCGCGCGGATAGAAAGTGATTGGGCCGTCAGTGTACTCATTCCCGCTTGCAATCCGGATGGGTTCCTCCTCGACACCATCGAATCCGCTCTTCGCCAATCGGAAATGCCCGCGAAGGTCATCGTCGGCAACGACGGAAGCTCGAAGCCGGAGTCGCTCGAAATTTTAAAGAAGGCCGCGACCTATAAAAACGTCGAGGTGATCAATTTCAATTGGCGAGGTCTTGCAGAAACGCGAAACCGCCTATTGGACTCCTGTGATACGCCGCTGTTCGTGTTCGTCGATGCGGACGATTTGCTTCTCCCTGACTTCGTCGCCGTCAGCCGAAAGTATATTCAGAGCAACTTCTCTGAAAACGTCAGATCGGTTCAGGGCTGGTACGAGATGTTCGGCAGTGAGACGGGCGTGCGCGCGCCGACGGTGTTCCAGCATTTTTCGCACTTCGTCTGGAACGATTTGAAGAACAACCACATGGGGCATACCCAGTCGTTCCAAGAGTTGAGGTACAACAGCGGCCTGACACGGGGCGAAGCGGAAGATTGGGAATTTTGGCTTCGATATTTCAAAGCGGGTTATGAAACGCGAGTCATCCCGCAGGTCTTGTGGCGTTACCGTCGCCATCCCGCTGCCATGTCGGTGAAATGGTCTCAGGAAATGTCCGTCGGCACGGCACGCGCTAATGTAAAAATTCTGAGTGATTACCTTGCGACGGCTACGCGCTCAACGGAACATATTTGGGAATTTATTGGCGACTATCTTTATCTCGGCGAAGTTTTCTTCCGCGATTTGCCTTCGGGAGGCGCCTATACGGGCAACTCCTCACGGCGCGTTGCAAAAATTCAAAGATCCTTATCCGAGTTCCAACGAAGCGGACGTGCA
- a CDS encoding ATP-grasp fold amidoligase family protein: protein MAGAVLDFFKITIPYWVLRIGGYLLPSSRLKERNDAFAKFIKRHRRYPTKNWIFSDVLYRIKSGPELRDPVRTFTTDKELGKIFISGVVGPSYNVPTIGVIRSQSELEAFQFPDRCFIKATHASGLNIFRERGEPIDYDVLAGWLKHSYYKKKREANYRDLAPKIIVEPPIFEGQDFYELNLFCYGEVKVIIRQYGNWRAKSSRRRRLYTAKWEDCNCSMGYPLAEVDKKPAKLDEIVAAANAIAAYFSLVRIDVYTDDNDFFIGEITHCHAGGGQSFIPAEAEIDVSKHIFGASKVNQMA, encoded by the coding sequence GTGGCAGGCGCGGTGTTAGATTTTTTCAAAATTACAATTCCGTATTGGGTTCTCAGAATTGGCGGATATTTGTTGCCAAGCAGCCGACTGAAAGAGCGAAACGATGCGTTCGCCAAATTTATAAAGAGGCACCGACGATATCCAACCAAGAACTGGATTTTCAGCGACGTCTTGTATCGGATTAAATCCGGTCCCGAGCTGCGCGATCCCGTTCGAACGTTTACAACGGACAAGGAGCTGGGGAAGATCTTCATCAGTGGCGTTGTTGGCCCATCTTATAACGTGCCGACCATCGGAGTTATAAGATCGCAATCCGAGCTGGAGGCATTCCAGTTTCCAGACCGGTGCTTCATCAAAGCGACGCACGCTTCAGGGCTCAACATTTTCAGGGAGCGTGGCGAACCAATAGATTATGACGTGTTGGCCGGCTGGCTCAAACACAGCTACTACAAGAAGAAGCGCGAAGCCAATTATCGCGACTTGGCGCCAAAAATCATCGTCGAACCGCCCATTTTTGAGGGTCAAGATTTCTACGAATTGAATCTGTTTTGCTATGGCGAAGTCAAAGTCATCATCAGGCAGTACGGGAACTGGCGCGCGAAGAGCTCCCGGCGGCGAAGGCTTTATACGGCCAAGTGGGAAGATTGTAACTGCTCGATGGGGTACCCGCTTGCCGAAGTCGACAAAAAGCCTGCGAAGCTCGATGAGATCGTGGCTGCTGCAAACGCTATCGCTGCTTACTTTTCTCTGGTGCGAATAGACGTTTATACGGATGATAACGATTTTTTCATTGGCGAGATTACGCATTGCCACGCGGGCGGCGGGCAGTCCTTTATTCCGGCCGAGGCTGAGATCGACGTGTCGAAGCACATATTCGGTGCCTCAAAAGTGAACCAAATGGCTTAG